The region CATTTTTGCTATTTAGTTTGGAAAATAAATTTATATTTTAGTTATGTCACATTTTTTTATTCTTAAAACATTTTATAGAAACAGACTTAAAATCACTCCGAAAATGGCTCCAACTAAAAGACCACTCAATACATCGCTTGGATAATGAACCATAAGGTAAAGCCTCGACAATGCAATAACGGCAGTAAATACAAGTGCAATGAGGCCTATCCAAATACTAATGTGGAACAGTAAAATTGTACTACACATCGCAATCACACAGTGTCCTGATGGAAACGAAGAATTGCCTGGCTTTTTAACCTCTAATTCAATTAACTTGTTATCTACAAAAGGACGATTTCGAAATAAAAACCGTTTTACCAATGATTCGATTAAAACAAAATAACCTAAATCACCTAAGATTATGAATAGCC is a window of Pediococcus claussenii ATCC BAA-344 DNA encoding:
- a CDS encoding phosphatase PAP2 family protein → MKQQISQIDYKIIEWIRVNVKRRKWMTWIARTINIVGKGGLMWIVLAVALMFTKYFKVGLFIILGDLGYFVLIESLVKRFLFRNRPFVDNKLIELEVKKPGNSSFPSGHCVIAMCSTILLFHISIWIGLIALVFTAVIALSRLYLMVHYPSDVLSGLLVGAIFGVILSLFL